The sequence ctttggTGTCTCTGTTCCCCTCCCAAAAGCAGTCACACAAATCTCACATCAATCTTGCCAAACTCAATTTTCCAAGTTTTGTCTTCCtgcaatttcctttttttttttgtaatgtctCCTTTGCTTAATATGACAGCCGCCCCTCTTACATTATCCATCTTTCCTTTGCCCCacgactctctctctctgtctcacaaacacatatacacacacacacaagcaattGGCTGCCTACCCCAGCCCAAACAATGGACAAAGGGGGTGAGGCAGGTGCAGCATGGAAAGCCTCTCTCATCAGGTGAGAGGTGATAAGCAGCTCTGACTGCTGCTGCATCCAGCTGATGACAGCCCAAGGTGACTTTAAACACAAGACTTAGAGGGAAGGTTGCTGCGTTCACTTTTAACTTAAAACCACAGAGAGGAGGTTGATTTGGTGAagatcatttattattattattattatttgatcaTTGCTTTCAGTGATTCTTGGAGGGCTACTGTTCCTTAGGACAAGGCAGGAATAGTGGGTGGTAAAAGGAAGACTGGATTACCTTTAAAACAATGTCATTCTGGGTATCATTGCACTATcccatgaaaaacacataaagcTAAGAGGATAGGTTtatcatttttcaagtctgttttaaaagaacagtcaggtgcccaaatgaacaggttttgcttgctataaatattcctcctgttcatactcaCCATTAGAAGATAACAATTCACTCAAacgtgtttttcttcttgttacttcagttggatgtttgggcttcactgtgcagaatgatgtatgtgcagagtttgacattagaaggctgttttcacatccgTCTGCTGTTGGGGGGGAAATGTTTCTCTGTGCCTATTGAAAATATCTTTAGGGGGcaggcctatgagcatgatttgtgacatcacgactAGTTCGGGGCCAATCCAGGTCCAATATTCAACCTACACATTGAGATGAGGAAACTTGAAActtccagtgcacaaacactgagaatggacattacagtgaagtagaagacatcttgtgtccagcaattacattttttaaatgaaatatattcacccatataaaatatcagaagaCACTGttttgttccaagcagagtattttatatgtcttaatacatatctggaggggatctttaagataATAaacttcagccatctgagtttgttccccatcacttacactgagaGTGCATTAcgaagggatctcttaatggacagtatgaacaggaggaatgattacagcaagaaaaacgtgtCAATGTTTGTTCAGGCATCTGAccgttgttttaagaaagacatgaaacatTGTGAATCCATCCTTTGAAACAGCACTGTTAaccttaacacacagacatgttaCCCAAACTATTGACACTTTGTATGTGCTCATAATTGCCTAAGGGGAGGTTGCATCACAGACAGGGTACACTCAACTCTCATTTCCCCAAAAAAGTAAGTCCAGTAACACTTTTAACATGTACAGTACTTTGAAACAATATAGGAAATCATTGTTACATACTTAATAACCAAtcattttgttgacattagtaggttttaataataataataataataataataaaaataataataattcagtaGAAGATAAAAGTGATGTTAAAACCTGATAGTGTCTTTGTATCCTCTGTCACACAGCAGCTTGTGTGACTTTGTTATGGCTTTAATTATATTAATCTTTATGAAAAATAATCCCTTTTAGAAGACAATGGACCCCAGCATGTGACAGGCAAGCCTCAGGTTTATAGCAGCTAAGCTATCACGTAGCTACACTGACAGACTGGCAGTCTCATCCCTGCAGAGCTGGAAGGAGGTCCGCGATGCTCTCCACGTAGTAATCTGGCACCATCCCCTGCCTCTCTGCACAGCCGCTCTTCTGATGGGCGTCAGCGTCCGCCACAGTGCTGACTCCTGTGAGGGTGAGGAGGGTCTTCAGGCCGCAGTTGGAGCCCAGCAGGATGTCGGTGTCGAGGCGGTCGCCCACCATCAGGCAGCGGTTGCGGTCGACGCCATACTTTGAGGCCACGCAGTCGAACATGAAGTGGTTGGGTTTGCCCACTGCGTGAGCCTTCCGCTGAGCAGCTGTCTCCACCGCCTGCAGCAGGCAGCCCGTACCTGGGGGGAGAAGTGAGGGTCATAAGATGAGGTGATTATATATAGACAAATCGcaacaattttatttaatgtcCTGTGACTTTTGTTTAGCTTTGTAAAACGAAACTGAGATCAAATCAGAGTTCCTGAGTAGCTTGAAAATCCTTAGAGGTTTGTAAATTTTGGTCAGGTGTCCTAGAACTTGCTTTTTCTTAAGATCAAAGCTTCTATATCATTCAAGTCAAACCAAGTTTCTGTAGGCCTTGAGGATTCTTGATCATCTGTGATTAAGGTAAGGTTGTATTTTGTTTCTACACTGATAATTACAATGAAGAGCATATTAATATTTGCCATTTACTGGATGTTGCAGATGGTAGGAGCTTGTAGGCTTTTTGGAAACACTTTGCATGCATAGTAGGATTTACATATAGAAATACaaggaaataaagtttttttggTATTCTAAgcattatttaatttcatttaagtatattttaaagATTATATATTTGTACTGAAGCAGCAACATTACCGTAAAGTCAAAAATGACGCTTTGAAtttcaacaaacaaaattaagAGTTGAGTTGTGTAGAAGCTCTGGTCAGCAGTTTGTTGTTAATCAGGGTCATATCTACATGGTTACCCTAGATTACGAAGCTCTCGCGAGATTTGTAGGCGTTGTTTCTTCATTGTGCGCGTtatacaaaataattatgttttcttaTGTGACAACGCTGTAATTAAGGCCTGGtaaggtttaggcacaaaaaaaacatttggttagtgttagagaaagatcatgatttgtgTTAAAAGGTTCACTCTCGCGAGATCTGACGCGGGTCTGGAGGATCATCACCATCTAGACACAACCATTAATAAGCATTTAAGTGTGCAGTAGTGTCCGTTTCTCCCTAAGTTACCTGGGACGGCCTTGCCTCCCTCCAGAGGCAGCCTGGTGTCCGTGTTGGTGCCCACAAACAGACAGTCCGACTGGGTCAGGTACTGCAGGGCTCTGTTCAGCTTCATGTAACTGAAATGTTCATCAAAGCCGACCAGCACCGCCTTCACCTCGGGGTCCAGAGGCACGTTGGCCCACTCGATCTGCTTCCCGGTGATGTGGTCAGGTCCCACCCCGATCTGCTGGATGCCCACCGCCTCCAGCTCCTGTTTCAACGCGTTGCCCCCTATCAGATACACTTTTCCCTGCAGCTTGCAGACCGTCTTCAGGTACATGGCGGAGCAGTACGCCGTCCCGAACACCTCTTCTTCCGTCACGTTGAACCCCAACGCGGACATTTTATCGGCGTACATCTTCCTCGTCTTGGTGCTGTTGTTGGTGACGAAGAATACTTTCTTCCCATGCTCCTTAAGCAGGTTTATGACTTGCGGGGCGCCGGGGATGGCCTGGTCCCCCCGCCAGATGACCCCATCGCAGTCAAACAGGACGCTGTCCACGGAGTCCAGCACCTGTTTCACCAGCGGTCCGCTCAGCTGTGTACATTTAGACCCAGACATCGGGAAGAGCTGAACTACAATTCAAATCTTAACACCTCTTATCACGCAACCGCCGTCACCGCACGTTGCTTTCCCCGCAGAGCACAGTCACCCGCCTTACGACGCTCATAGAGCGGAGCAGTGCCGCAGGTAGAGACGCTTACCTGTAGCTGGGAGGCAAATACCGACCAGTTTAGTTTATTAAGTGCAGTGTTGAAACGAATCTCAGAGGAAGAAAGCCTGACCTTCCAGCTAAGTGTTGCAATCAATACTGCAGTTACTTCCGCACCGGCTTAAAGGGACAAGAGCCTCATAAAAATAAGTCCGGCCCACTTTCACGCTTGCGCACAATttgtactaaaaaaaaagaacacataaaaatttaaaaaacaaaatcactaaCTATAGTATCGAGGTATTCTAAGCTCCCATGAGTTTTcaaggataagttcacaatttttcaagtctgtctgaaaggtgcccatatgaacactgaaatagatTTCCCTCGCTGTAATcaatcctcctgttcatactggctattaaaagatcctctcaaatgcactttcaatgtaagtgatgggggtcaAAATCCACAGCGTGTCCacatttttactcattttgtgcaaaaatgcatttaaaggtttatctgaagcttatatgaggcttcagcagtccaAGTTAGTtgtatcaagtggatatctgccacattttagcatcaaattccccctttgtgtttcctcagacagtgtttccctgtttagCGGGACACAAGAAGAGGGCCTTTGGggctaaaaagactaacattgaaagatatctacttgatttgactcatttggacgctgaagcttcatattagctttagataaacttttaaatacatttttacacagaaggactgtggattttgtaataataataacaataatgacatTATTTAAATCCTTGCCTACCTATAAAATAGAGTGTTACCTAACAGGAATAGACAATAGTGCTTAAAGTACAACATATTCAAAAGCTCATGCCATGGTGTAGTATTGAAGAAATTACATGTCAATTTGTTTACATGTCCAGCTTAGGAAgttcacatacacaaaaaagtaaaaagggaTTGAATAAGGTGTCCTAAGCTTGCAGCTAGAATATGTAATTAACAGGCAATATTTTTTGTTACCAGACCTTTCAAAttcatgtaaacaaatgtaGGACAGACACCAGAGCTCATAAAGAAATCACTGACATAAACTTTATTTTCCctgtagtagtagcagtagatCTCGTGGACAGTAAATCCGAGGGGAACGTACAGTGAATGCAGCATAACAACACAGAAGGCAGTATCTTTCAGTTGTCTTTTTTCCGAACAGGTTGCGGAGGGAAGAAAATCTCGCCCAGGTTTCGAAGTAGCCCTCGGCTGTAGTAGTGTCTTTTAGAGTGATCTGGTGTTGGGCTACAGAGATGGTCTGCTGTTGAAGTTGGGTGGCAGTGCTGACAAACGTAACCTCGACTTTTGTACCACTCGTTGGAGGTCTGGTTGACAACAGCCAGGTAGGAATGGAACAGGGCATAACCCGCCAGCAGGAAGAAGACAAAGACCAGAAAGCCCAGCATAAAAACAATTCGGGGGAAGGTGAGGAATAGATGCTGGAAGGACAGaaggaaaaacatttcaacatgaGATATCTAATTGGAAAAACATGGCAAACATTAGATTTTCAGAATAATTAAAGCCTTTTACTTGATTAAAGTCACTTCAGCTAGTAAATGTCCTATTAGAGCAGCATAtaaaatgatatacagtatgtcagtggTCCTGAGTCTCACCTGTACAACAAACAGAGGCCCCGTTGCTTGCTGCTGGCCATATTCATCTATATAACTGGCCCTCATAAGCCCTGACCGCAATACAGCATGAAACAGCATGTCTGCTGTCAGTAGGGCAATGTCGCCTGCCATGGCGCACACGCTGAAGAGGTAAAGCAGGAAGTAGCGTGTGTTCTGAGCACCGATACAGTTGTTCACCCAGACACAGTGGTGGTCAAAACGCTGAACACATCTGTTGCAGACCCCTGAAATACAAAGTGTTGATACAGTGAGCACTACTAcaaggaaaatgtgttttttcttttggcacttttctttctttgagcACAAAAAGTGTACAACTATGTCACTGTTTGTTACTTTTAATTCTAACATGCTGGTTTGAAGATGTTTTGCTACAAAAATGCAATGAATAAGTTTAATCAGCATTGATAcatttcaagtatttttgtaaAGGTAGAGAAACTACGGGTACAGCATGAACCCAAGAGGGAAGAGAATAGCTGCTACAACAGCAGGACTCACTGCAGTGTTTGGAGCGGGCCGGTTTGACGAGCTGGCAGGTTGGACAGGAGACTCCTGGGTGAAACAGTCTCCTGTCATACGGATAGATGTGTATCTGGCCAGCGACTTTCTTCTTTGTCACTGTGCCTGTCAGATGGTGAGTCGAGAGGAGCGggttgagaaaaaaatacagcactGTGTAATAACACAAAGCACATACTAGTGCTGCATGATTTCAGATATtctaataaaatatattttctctgcCTATTCTTGTATAACACCATCTGAAATGACCTACAGTAAGTAATACATTTTATGAGGAATTGATGCTACATGCAACTGCTTTTCTGCAAACCCACAACCTACATTACACGGGCCTTATAACCAGTAGTAAAACCACTCTTTAAGACTAAATTGGATGAATCTATCATGTAACCTTTCATGGAAATTAGGCATTTGCAGCAAATGTAGCAGTAGTAGGCATGTGAACAGCAGAAGAATTCAAGCACGCAGACCAAATAAAAACTATACCTTTAATATGAAAAGACAGAGAATTCAGGTAGAGTTTGGAGGGTAAATGAGCATAGTAGCTGCATCTGGCATTCCCAAGATCAAGGTAATCAAGGTGTTCAAGTCTTACATATCTCACATGGAGCATTTCACCTTCCTTTCTCATGTAAATATGTTCTAGCATATATGCTGCAGGTAATATAAACTTCACCTGGATCTCTCTTGATGCAGAGGTAGAAGAAAACAGACTTTATGGCCAGCAGGACGTAAGGCACAGACAGGCTGGTCAGAGTGGTGTCCATCTCCCTGCAGAAGCCAAACACCTCATAGGTGAACTCTGCATACACAGCACCCTCCAGCAGGATATGTAGATAGATGAACATGTTGTTCCTATAATGAAAGGCAAATGCCAAACACTGAAGGTAAATACATAAGATAAGTTGTCTGAGGCTAAAATGATAGACTAATATACAAGATTAGATCCATCAAATATAATGAGAATTGATTTATTTCTGGGAGCACTAAActttaaagttcccctccactcaaaaatgtgtttttcttcttgttcctacagttgtatgtttgagcttcactgtgcagagtttgacacaagAAGTTTCACAATCATCTGCttaaagtggaaagtttctctgtgctcattgaaaatctgattttaaggggtgggcctacaagcatgatttgtaacatcacaaatagtttggaagccaatcctaGTACGATATTCAAAGTATACAagagtgatgtggaaacttaaagcctccagtgtacaaacactgagaatggaagTATAGTGAAGTATGACTTTTTTAATgggggagaaggagtagatgtcattttaaggattttagcAAGATAATTATACTTTTTCCCCTGAAAAAccacatcaaacacacattattgttccaagcagagtatttttgttTGCCTTAATACATGTGTGGAGGAGACCTTTAACTACAAACCTTTGATGAAACAGCCTGTGCAAGGTCCACTGTGAAAGCTTTTGAAGCCATTTGGGCGTGAATGGTGAAATTACCTGTGAAGGAAATTGACAACAACTGTAAAAGCAGAGGACGTGTTTTCATTGTATTGTGAGAAATTAGTGTAACAACGCCACACAGCGTCAGGTTGAAGAAGTACAGTTAACTTTTCTTACCTTTACTAGAAAGTTGAAGAGGATAGTGAAGGGGGTTTGCTGCTGGCCTGAGTATTTGCAGACGAGGACGATACATGTTAGCACCACCGCGACGTATATAGCGAACAGAGTGAGGAAATCCATGTCTCACCTGGGAGCTTCATAGAAACGAAACAACAGGTGTTTGTGGAGCAAACTCAACAAGAACATATGGTTTTGTTACTGCTAAGTTTCCCAATCATTTTGTCTCAACCTGGTGAAGATATCTACATCCAAAAAACGCAGATGTAACTGAAAACGAGTCTGATAAACAAGTTTACGTTAGCACGCTAGGTCAGCACCCAACGTTAGCGAACCATACCGACCCTCCCATTCAAAgctttttaaatctttcatctctcctcttaCCTCCTAGTCGAGCTCACACATAGCTGcctttttagtgttttatctCACGTCAGCATAGCTGTTTGGGGTTTCGTAGCGTGTGCCGTCAGCTCCACTTTCGGTCCATGCCCATGTCTTGTAAACAATGCTAGTTCCTTAGCATCGACGTTGCTAACTACAAAGCTAACAGATGATAGGTTGGGTCAAACGTCCCTGCTGAGGCTGATACTGCTGCTTAGCTATGAGAGGAAAAACGTCTGTTTCAAACAGTATGCTGATATAAATGTGATACAAAAGTGGAGAAAATGATATTAGTTTGCATTATGTCAGTAAACTCCTGTTTTTAAAAGCTTAtatataactgtaaaataactAGTTCACACTTGTGCAGCTCTTATGTATAGTATGGTTTTCTTTGTGAATAGTCAGACTAATGTTTTCACCCTTTTTGGAATATATTGAACGTACTTATCTCAATACAGACTTTCTTATTTATCCACAGGGGCATCCCATTTTACTGTCTTTAGCATGACAGGCTTCAGTTTTCCAGACTCctatatgtttaaaaaagttGAAGAGTTTGTCTTTGTTCCTGAATGAAGAGCAGATATGGTGCATTTAGGCTTTCTCCTGGATCCAGCAGGTCAGTTAATGTCATGCAAGGAGCACATTCCTGCTTCCAAATTAGAACAGAAATTAGACCACTAAAGATGACTGCACTGTCTTGACCTTTTTTTGGCTTCACCGTCTACATAAACGACTATCTCAGAGTTAGttagttgttttttctctctgtcactgacATCCACTGCTCCACACAATGCAAAAAGGCATCACAAGACACCTCTTGGATCTGGTTGCTGACTTGGCCCGACACTCATATTACAGCTCACAGTGCTGGAGAGGAGAGCATTACTCAGGAGCTCTGCATGCACGTCTGTGGATGCTGTTTAAAAAGGTACggtgtgtgtggttgtgctTAAGCCTTTGTGGGTTATACTGGTGTTTGTATCATTTTagatgattttaaatgtttatggtGTTACAGAGGTTATTGCTCACaaaatattgtgtatttgtAGATACATTTTGAAGCTGAGAACTGTTTCTGAAACTTTTTCACTCTGTGTTCTCATAACAGTGATGAAGTGCCAGTTTTGCTATCATAAAGAGAAAATCTAATCTAATGTATAATGTAGACATACTCAAATGTACAGTAATAATTATTTCAAGTGATTATTACAATTGGACTAATTAAGCGAAAAGGCTGAGACAGTTTTATCAGACTCAGTTGCCTgtgaaatgtcattttctgtctgtcttcttgtCACACACGAGTAACCGTCTTGGCATGTAAGTGGAGAGTTTGATTGAAGTGAACAGTGTCTGTTTGGAGATACAGCCATTCGTGTTGAATTATTCAGTTGGTACCAGACGGGCTGTTCCTTATTGTGTGCTTTGCCACTAATGACGGTTCACACTCCAGTAGGTCCACCTGAAGGCTTCCTTACAGGTACTTTCTCTTCAGCTGGGATGAATTCTCATTTTAATACTGAATGCAACTTGTTAATAGAGAGGGATTAATAAACTGAGAAAAATCATTtcattaattgataatgaaaataattattagtagCAGCCCTGAAGCTGTCTGTACCTGAGGTACCCTAACAATAAGTTAATACTGTTTAATACagtaacataatataatattatataatactCTCTCTGTGATATCTTCCCTCTCGACATAATCTCTCATATTCAAGGGTGGAAttagcttttttaaatttactcgTTGCtgtaattgaattttttttaaattaaataaatctaTAGGGAACTCTACCTTCTGTagtattttcagtcataaaaatcacttttaacTATGATCtccttttcaaaaaaacaaacttttactcTTTAAAGTATCAGTTACTGCCATTTACTTAAATATATTTCTAAACGACCATCTTCTCAAAAGTAAGTCTGTGGTTTTGACTAATACTGCAGGTGCATTTCAAATGGCCAGCaaacccacacaggtgttttcacttcagACTAATTAGACCCTTGTTAAGGTTGAAGTTGGGTGGAGCTTTGCTGGGAATTACATGAGGTCACCAAACTCTGAGGGGGATGTCAATCAAAATCAATATGTAGACACCCATTCAGTCCTCAGAAGAAGTGTACTAGGT is a genomic window of Thunnus maccoyii chromosome 20, fThuMac1.1, whole genome shotgun sequence containing:
- the LOC121886976 gene encoding glycerol-3-phosphate phosphatase; translation: MSGSKCTQLSGPLVKQVLDSVDSVLFDCDGVIWRGDQAIPGAPQVINLLKEHGKKVFFVTNNSTKTRKMYADKMSALGFNVTEEEVFGTAYCSAMYLKTVCKLQGKVYLIGGNALKQELEAVGIQQIGVGPDHITGKQIEWANVPLDPEVKAVLVGFDEHFSYMKLNRALQYLTQSDCLFVGTNTDTRLPLEGGKAVPGTGCLLQAVETAAQRKAHAVGKPNHFMFDCVASKYGVDRNRCLMVGDRLDTDILLGSNCGLKTLLTLTGVSTVADADAHQKSGCAERQGMVPDYYVESIADLLPALQG
- the zdhhc4 gene encoding palmitoyltransferase ZDHHC4, with product MDFLTLFAIYVAVVLTCIVLVCKYSGQQQTPFTILFNFLVKVISPFTPKWLQKLSQWTLHRLFHQRNNMFIYLHILLEGAVYAEFTYEVFGFCREMDTTLTSLSVPYVLLAIKSVFFYLCIKRDPGTVTKKKVAGQIHIYPYDRRLFHPGVSCPTCQLVKPARSKHCRVCNRCVQRFDHHCVWVNNCIGAQNTRYFLLYLFSVCAMAGDIALLTADMLFHAVLRSGLMRASYIDEYGQQQATGPLFVVQHLFLTFPRIVFMLGFLVFVFFLLAGYALFHSYLAVVNQTSNEWYKSRGYVCQHCHPTSTADHLCSPTPDHSKRHYYSRGLLRNLGEIFFPPQPVRKKDN